In one Magallana gigas chromosome 7, xbMagGiga1.1, whole genome shotgun sequence genomic region, the following are encoded:
- the LOC105344576 gene encoding neuronal acetylcholine receptor subunit alpha-10 isoform X2 yields the protein MMRCSVWTLFTSLIVASVINVVQTSTEKVLIKKLLSEYQERGIMGRPVERHQEILTVKFGLSLIQILDLDERNQVLTTNVWVTYEWKDIYMRWNESEYDNITKIRVPKGTIWEPDIKLYNYADERMEERRDANMVINSDGTVLWIPQAIFKSVCKIDIMYFPFDIQTCRMKFSTWSYDGGQIDLMDLYGSKTGFELSDYVKSNEWDVMSSGVDRNVITYACCPDAPYVDITFNITIKRKPAFYNYILILPCILLSSLTLVLFWLPPESPAKMQLGMNIFVAFFVLLLLLNESTPPASASIPLIGAYYCMNMIMITLSTFLSVVIVNLYFRGWKSRVPRPIKMIMVDYIARIMCMHDQVKTNKKPCTETIRVGKGINKKDKNMKYDKVGYYEMQAENSWREQANGVLLNNEHTNCVDQEKTEMSNSLSGHFDNMSSDVKEIKAYLKNMLDRVADKEAKEVIAREWRIVALVLDRLFFFLYLLAIAISVCVVFKSMLFDQ from the exons ATGATGCGTTGCAGTGTCTGGACACTATTCACTTCTTTGATTGTTGCAAGCGTAATAA ACGTGGTACAGACATCCACGGAGAAAGTTCTGATCAAAAAGTTACTCTCAGAGTACCAGGAGCGAGGCATCATGGGAAGGCCCGTCGAACGCCATCAGGAGATTCTTACGGTGAAGTTTGGTCTTAGCCTGATTCAGATCCTGGACTTGGACGAAAGGAACCAAGTACTGACCACGAACGTGTGGGTCACATAT GAGTGGAAGGACATTTACATGCGATGGAATGAATCCGAATATGACAATATCACAAAGATACGAGTTCCAAAGGGAACAATATGGGAGCCGGACATCAAACTCTACAACTA tGCCGACGAGCGTATGGAAGAAAGAAGAGACGCCAACATGGTTATTAATAGCGACGGGACGGTATTATGGATTCCGCAAGCAATATTTAAAAGTGTGTGCAAAATAGACATTATGTACTTCCCTTTTGATATTCAAACTTGCCGTATGAAATTTAGCACTTGGAGTTACGACGGGGGACAGATCGACTTGATGGATCTATACGGTTCCAAAACGGGATTTGAGTTGTCAGACTATGTCAAAAGCAACGAATGGGATGTGATGAGTTCCGGTGTTGATAGAAACGTCATTACTTACGCTTGCTGTCCAGATGCCCCGTATGTTGACATCACGTTTAATATCACGATCAAAAGAAAACCAGCattttataattacatattGATTCTACCTTGTATTTTGTTGTCATCGCTGACCTTGGTTCTTTTTTGGCTTCCACCGGAGTCCCCTGCGAAAATGCAATTGG gtatgAACATATTTGTGGCATTTTTTGTGTTACTTTTGCTCCTCAACGAATCCACACCGCCTGCATCTGCTTCTATTCCTCTTATTG GAGCTTACTACTGTATGAATATGATAATGATTACACTGTCGACCTTCCTCTCCGTCGTCATAGTAAATCTCTACTTCCGTGGCTGGAAATCGCGTGTTCCAAGACCAATCAAAATG ATAATGGTTGATTACATTGCTAGAATCATGTGTATGCACGATCAAGTCAAGACAAATAAGAAACCTTGCACAGAGACCATACGGGTCGGAAAAGGGATCAACAAAAAGGATAAAAACATGAAGTACGACAAAGTCGGTTACTATGAAATGCAGGCGGAGAACAGTTGGCGAGAACAGGCAAATGGGGTTTTACTCAATAATGAACACACAAATTGTGTCGACCAAGAAAAAACGGAAATGTCCAATAGCTTGTCCGGACATTTTGACAATATGTCAAGTGACGTAAAAGAAATAAAGGCATACCTTAAAAATATGCTGGACAGAGTGGCCGATAAAGAGGCGAAAGAAGTAATAGCCAGAGAATGGAGGATAGTGGCACTTGTTCTGGACAGGCTTTTCTTTTTCCTGTATCTTTTGGCCATAGCGATCTCCGTTTGTGTCGTTTTTAAGAGTATGCTTTTTGATCAATGA
- the LOC105344576 gene encoding neuronal acetylcholine receptor subunit alpha-10 isoform X1 has protein sequence MDWLLIILHLTTVFTWQNCHARDVVQTSTEKVLIKKLLSEYQERGIMGRPVERHQEILTVKFGLSLIQILDLDERNQVLTTNVWVTYEWKDIYMRWNESEYDNITKIRVPKGTIWEPDIKLYNYADERMEERRDANMVINSDGTVLWIPQAIFKSVCKIDIMYFPFDIQTCRMKFSTWSYDGGQIDLMDLYGSKTGFELSDYVKSNEWDVMSSGVDRNVITYACCPDAPYVDITFNITIKRKPAFYNYILILPCILLSSLTLVLFWLPPESPAKMQLGMNIFVAFFVLLLLLNESTPPASASIPLIGAYYCMNMIMITLSTFLSVVIVNLYFRGWKSRVPRPIKMIMVDYIARIMCMHDQVKTNKKPCTETIRVGKGINKKDKNMKYDKVGYYEMQAENSWREQANGVLLNNEHTNCVDQEKTEMSNSLSGHFDNMSSDVKEIKAYLKNMLDRVADKEAKEVIAREWRIVALVLDRLFFFLYLLAIAISVCVVFKSMLFDQ, from the exons ATGGATTGGTTGCTGATCATTTTACATTTGACGACGGTTTTCACATGGCAAAATTGTCATGCACGAG ACGTGGTACAGACATCCACGGAGAAAGTTCTGATCAAAAAGTTACTCTCAGAGTACCAGGAGCGAGGCATCATGGGAAGGCCCGTCGAACGCCATCAGGAGATTCTTACGGTGAAGTTTGGTCTTAGCCTGATTCAGATCCTGGACTTGGACGAAAGGAACCAAGTACTGACCACGAACGTGTGGGTCACATAT GAGTGGAAGGACATTTACATGCGATGGAATGAATCCGAATATGACAATATCACAAAGATACGAGTTCCAAAGGGAACAATATGGGAGCCGGACATCAAACTCTACAACTA tGCCGACGAGCGTATGGAAGAAAGAAGAGACGCCAACATGGTTATTAATAGCGACGGGACGGTATTATGGATTCCGCAAGCAATATTTAAAAGTGTGTGCAAAATAGACATTATGTACTTCCCTTTTGATATTCAAACTTGCCGTATGAAATTTAGCACTTGGAGTTACGACGGGGGACAGATCGACTTGATGGATCTATACGGTTCCAAAACGGGATTTGAGTTGTCAGACTATGTCAAAAGCAACGAATGGGATGTGATGAGTTCCGGTGTTGATAGAAACGTCATTACTTACGCTTGCTGTCCAGATGCCCCGTATGTTGACATCACGTTTAATATCACGATCAAAAGAAAACCAGCattttataattacatattGATTCTACCTTGTATTTTGTTGTCATCGCTGACCTTGGTTCTTTTTTGGCTTCCACCGGAGTCCCCTGCGAAAATGCAATTGG gtatgAACATATTTGTGGCATTTTTTGTGTTACTTTTGCTCCTCAACGAATCCACACCGCCTGCATCTGCTTCTATTCCTCTTATTG GAGCTTACTACTGTATGAATATGATAATGATTACACTGTCGACCTTCCTCTCCGTCGTCATAGTAAATCTCTACTTCCGTGGCTGGAAATCGCGTGTTCCAAGACCAATCAAAATG ATAATGGTTGATTACATTGCTAGAATCATGTGTATGCACGATCAAGTCAAGACAAATAAGAAACCTTGCACAGAGACCATACGGGTCGGAAAAGGGATCAACAAAAAGGATAAAAACATGAAGTACGACAAAGTCGGTTACTATGAAATGCAGGCGGAGAACAGTTGGCGAGAACAGGCAAATGGGGTTTTACTCAATAATGAACACACAAATTGTGTCGACCAAGAAAAAACGGAAATGTCCAATAGCTTGTCCGGACATTTTGACAATATGTCAAGTGACGTAAAAGAAATAAAGGCATACCTTAAAAATATGCTGGACAGAGTGGCCGATAAAGAGGCGAAAGAAGTAATAGCCAGAGAATGGAGGATAGTGGCACTTGTTCTGGACAGGCTTTTCTTTTTCCTGTATCTTTTGGCCATAGCGATCTCCGTTTGTGTCGTTTTTAAGAGTATGCTTTTTGATCAATGA